The Eggerthella guodeyinii sequence GTTCGCCATCTGCTCGTCGGTGATTTTCAGGCCCTGGCGCTCGAACTCCAGCTTGCCCACCTTCTCGAACATATCGTCCACCAGCTGGCCCAGGCTCATGCCGCGCTGCGCCATCGTCTCGCACAGCAGCAGCGCCATCAGCAGGCCGTCGCGCTCCATGACATGGCTGGGGATGCCGATGCCGCCGGACTCCTCGCCGCCCAGCATGACGTCGCCCTTCTCCATCTCGGCGTAGATCCACTTGAAGCCCACCGGCGTGCTGGTCAGCTCGAGGCCCAGGCGCTTGCACTGGCGCGCGAGCATGGCCGACGCAGTGATGGTGGACACGACGCGGCCGGTGAGGCCCTTGTCCTCGGCGAGGTGCGAGGTGAGCAGCGTGATGATGCGGTGCGGGTTCACGAAGTTGCCGTGCTCGTCCACCGCGCCGATGCGGTCGGCGTCGCCGTCGTTGATGAAGCCCGCGTCATAGCCCAGCTCGGGCACCTTGGCGATGCAGCGATCGACCCAGGGCGGAATGGGCTCGGGATGCAGGCCGTCGAACGTCGGGTCGGCGGCGTTGTTGATCTCGCACACGTCCACGCCCAAGTCGCGCAGCAATGTGGCCAGGTAGATGCGGCCCGCGCCGTACAGCGGGTCCACCACCACGCGCAGGTGCGCGTTGCGGATGGCCTCGGCGTCCACGCGCTCCTTCAAAGTGGCGAGGTAAGGGGTCATGAGGTCGACCGTCTCGCACGTGCCGCGCGCTTCGGTGGGGGCGTCGGCGAAGGCGGCCTCCACGCGATCGGCGTACGCCTTGCCCGCCGCGCCGCCGTCGGACATGCGCAGCTTCACGCCCAGGTACTCGGCCGGGTTGTGGCTGCTGGTCAGCATGATGCCGCCCACCGCGTCGGCGTCCTGGGCAACCGACCAGCACAGCGTGGGCGTGGGGCAATAGTCCTGCGTGAGCTTGACGGCGAAGCCCTGCGCCGCGGCGACCTCAGCCGCCAGCTGCGCGTAGGCGTGCGCGTCCTGACGGCAGTCGTGCCCCACGATGAGAGTGCCGGGCGCGTCCGCCGTGCGACCGGCCGCGAGGGCGTCTTCCTTGAACACGCGCGCAGCCGCGTCGATGACGCGCACGAGGTTGTCGTTGGTGAAATCCTCGCCGATGATGGCTCGCCAGCCATCGGTTCCGAAGTGTATTTCTGCCACGGAGCTTCCTTTCTCAAAGCCTGATGCTCACCAGTATAGTCAATCGGGCGGGCAAGGCGCAGGTTCGTCGCAAAATAGACAGGGGAACAAATGTTTCACGTGAAACATCGCGGGCTGCGGGCCGCGCGACGACGATGCACCTCGCATGCCCCTAAACGCAGCACAGGCCGCGGGGGAGGCGGCCTGTGCTTGGACGAGTGAAACGAGGAGAACCGTTGGAGTCGGTATTTCCACGAGGCATACTTT is a genomic window containing:
- a CDS encoding phosphoglucosamine mutase; amino-acid sequence: MAEIHFGTDGWRAIIGEDFTNDNLVRVIDAAARVFKEDALAAGRTADAPGTLIVGHDCRQDAHAYAQLAAEVAAAQGFAVKLTQDYCPTPTLCWSVAQDADAVGGIMLTSSHNPAEYLGVKLRMSDGGAAGKAYADRVEAAFADAPTEARGTCETVDLMTPYLATLKERVDAEAIRNAHLRVVVDPLYGAGRIYLATLLRDLGVDVCEINNAADPTFDGLHPEPIPPWVDRCIAKVPELGYDAGFINDGDADRIGAVDEHGNFVNPHRIITLLTSHLAEDKGLTGRVVSTITASAMLARQCKRLGLELTSTPVGFKWIYAEMEKGDVMLGGEESGGIGIPSHVMERDGLLMALLLCETMAQRGMSLGQLVDDMFEKVGKLEFERQGLKITDEQMANFRANIVPSYAPAEICGKKVVDVDRRDGVKFYLEGDAWVMMRPSGTEPLVRIYAEAETMDEVHDLLKAAEEVVTA